One window from the genome of Spiractinospora alimapuensis encodes:
- a CDS encoding YciI family protein: MRYLMLVCGAPEEWAHVTEAASEREMEGIIAWAEKWIAEGKLDVGGELTPPEQAKTIRLDADGTPQVTDGPYLELKEIIGGISYIVADSLEEALSVAATFPGLATCPSNSVEVRPIIEH; encoded by the coding sequence ATGCGTTACCTCATGCTGGTGTGCGGAGCACCGGAGGAGTGGGCCCACGTCACCGAAGCTGCCTCCGAACGGGAGATGGAAGGGATCATCGCCTGGGCGGAGAAGTGGATCGCCGAGGGCAAGCTCGACGTCGGCGGCGAACTCACACCACCGGAGCAGGCCAAGACCATCCGGCTCGACGCCGACGGCACACCGCAGGTGACCGACGGCCCCTACCTGGAGCTGAAGGAGATCATCGGCGGCATCAGCTACATCGTCGCCGACTCGCTGGAGGAGGCACTGTCCGTCGCCGCCACTTTCCCCGGACTGGCGACTTGCCCCAGCAACAGCGTGGAGGTGCGCCCCATCATCGAGCACTGA
- a CDS encoding NADP-dependent oxidoreductase, with the protein MVFTSREIQLRSRPRGEPSDDDFATVTVEVPDPGPGQVVVANDWLSVDPYMRGRMDDVESYISPFALGETMTGGAVGTVVASDTPDLPTGTVVRHFLGWREHALLDAGQVEVLDTAIAPASAYLGVLGTTGLTAYVGLTEIARVDPGDTVFVSAASGAVGSVIPRIARHLGAKRVVGSAGGARKVRRAMEDFGYDAAVDYKEGTLLEDLRLAAPDGVDVYFDNVGGTHLQAALDVVRPNGRVALCGAVAHYNAEGRGPGPDNLYQAIKKRLTLRGFIIGDHRHLAAEYTQLAAGWLADGSLTREETVTTGIDTAVSAFLDILKGGNTGKTLIHLPRT; encoded by the coding sequence GTGGTATTCACCAGCAGGGAGATCCAGCTACGTTCCCGCCCCAGAGGGGAGCCAAGCGACGACGACTTCGCGACGGTCACGGTCGAGGTACCCGACCCGGGCCCCGGTCAGGTCGTCGTCGCCAACGACTGGCTGTCGGTCGACCCCTACATGCGCGGCCGGATGGACGACGTGGAGTCCTACATCTCGCCGTTCGCGCTGGGAGAGACCATGACCGGCGGCGCGGTCGGCACGGTGGTCGCGTCCGACACGCCGGATCTCCCTACGGGGACAGTGGTGCGGCACTTCCTCGGCTGGCGCGAACACGCCCTCCTGGACGCGGGCCAGGTCGAGGTGCTCGACACCGCCATCGCGCCGGCGTCGGCCTACCTCGGGGTGCTGGGAACGACGGGCCTGACGGCCTACGTCGGACTCACCGAGATCGCGCGAGTGGACCCCGGCGACACCGTGTTCGTCTCCGCGGCCTCCGGCGCGGTGGGAAGCGTGATCCCACGTATCGCCCGTCACCTGGGCGCGAAGCGGGTCGTCGGCTCGGCGGGGGGCGCGCGGAAGGTGCGCCGCGCGATGGAGGACTTCGGATACGACGCCGCCGTCGACTACAAGGAGGGCACTCTCCTCGAAGATCTCCGCCTCGCCGCGCCGGACGGCGTTGACGTGTACTTCGACAACGTGGGGGGAACACACCTGCAAGCGGCGCTGGACGTGGTGCGGCCCAACGGTCGGGTCGCGCTGTGCGGGGCGGTCGCGCACTACAACGCCGAGGGCCGAGGCCCAGGGCCGGACAACCTGTACCAGGCGATCAAGAAACGGCTGACCCTGCGCGGGTTCATCATCGGCGACCACCGCCACCTCGCCGCGGAGTACACCCAGCTCGCCGCGGGGTGGCTGGCCGACGGGTCCCTGACCCGCGAGGAGACCGTCACGACCGGGATCGACACCGCGGTCTCGGCGTTCCTGGACATCCTGAAGGGCGGAAACACCGGAAAGACACTGATCCACCTGCCTCGGACGTGA
- a CDS encoding Uma2 family endonuclease gives MTAWAEPQRAPLTWEMFLGIDPETRRDLELVDGYLVPREQRSSEHQAVLRRLLSILEEAAGDAEHGLSPGTGFATDTEVDVLLWREPPTARKPDAVLYRALAEGEELTADHVVIVAEVLSTWSQRRDRVHKMADYADAAISNYWLVHYDRSGVVGIERYALLDPTKPYRHIGTTYRSMTSRRRP, from the coding sequence ATGACAGCCTGGGCGGAGCCGCAGCGCGCACCACTCACCTGGGAGATGTTCCTCGGAATCGACCCCGAGACCCGGCGCGACCTGGAACTCGTGGACGGCTACCTGGTGCCCCGAGAACAGCGTTCCTCCGAGCACCAGGCGGTGCTGCGGCGCCTGCTGTCCATCCTGGAGGAGGCCGCGGGCGACGCCGAACACGGACTGTCCCCGGGAACCGGTTTCGCCACCGACACTGAGGTGGACGTCCTGTTGTGGCGGGAACCGCCCACGGCGCGGAAGCCCGACGCGGTGTTGTACCGCGCGCTGGCGGAGGGCGAGGAGCTGACCGCGGACCACGTGGTGATCGTCGCCGAGGTGTTGTCGACGTGGTCCCAGCGGCGTGACCGTGTGCACAAGATGGCGGACTACGCCGACGCGGCGATCTCCAACTACTGGCTCGTTCACTACGACCGGTCCGGGGTGGTGGGCATCGAACGGTACGCGTTGCTCGACCCGACCAAGCCCTACCGTCACATCGGGACGACGTACCGCAGCATGACCTCACGTCGACGCCCCTGA
- a CDS encoding ThuA domain-containing protein translates to MASPRLLVLTRTTGFRHPSIPDGIAAVRELGATHGVTVDATEDPTTFTPRELERYAAVVFLNTSGTVFNAPQRAAMERFVTAGGGFVGVHAAADTEEDWPFFGHLIGARPHDHTPTRTATLRVTDPTHPATRHLIDGVWTTTDAWYEFHDAPEPHSRVLLATDDDHPIAWTHRMGGGPVFYTALGHGTESYHDPRFRAHLLGGIRSCLGESPTTSGAST, encoded by the coding sequence ATGGCGTCGCCGCGACTGCTCGTCCTCACCCGCACGACCGGATTCCGGCATCCGTCGATCCCCGACGGGATCGCGGCCGTTCGGGAACTCGGCGCCACGCACGGCGTCACCGTCGACGCCACGGAGGACCCGACCACGTTCACGCCCCGCGAGCTGGAACGCTACGCCGCCGTCGTGTTCCTCAACACCTCCGGAACCGTGTTCAACGCGCCCCAACGGGCCGCGATGGAACGCTTCGTCACCGCGGGCGGCGGGTTCGTCGGCGTGCACGCGGCCGCGGACACCGAGGAGGACTGGCCGTTCTTCGGTCACCTGATCGGTGCCCGACCCCACGACCACACACCGACGCGGACCGCGACCCTGCGCGTCACCGACCCCACCCATCCCGCCACACGGCACCTCATCGACGGAGTCTGGACCACGACCGACGCCTGGTACGAATTCCACGACGCACCGGAGCCGCACAGCCGTGTGCTCCTCGCGACCGACGACGACCACCCCATCGCCTGGACCCATCGGATGGGCGGAGGCCCCGTGTTCTACACCGCGCTGGGGCACGGGACGGAGAGCTACCACGACCCCCGGTTCCGGGCACACCTCCTCGGCGGGATCCGCTCCTGCCTGGGGGAGTCGCCGACGACGTCAGGGGCGTCGACGTGA